A region of the Phyllopteryx taeniolatus isolate TA_2022b chromosome 9, UOR_Ptae_1.2, whole genome shotgun sequence genome:
GAGAgttttaaaaagaggaacagCACAGCACGCaagctttgcctttttttttttttgttgttttttttcagcctcGGCTTGCAAACACGAACCATGTGACAGCACCCTGACTGCTTCCCATGTGACTCACACCCACCCTCGCCACCGCCTTCCCTCCTGCTCAACGCTTCCACCTCCCCGAAAAGGCCGACCGCACTTCTTCTCTCTTGATTTtatcacaaagaaacaaaacaggaatGTCGTTGCTGGACATAAATTCCAGGACGACGGAATGTCAGCAGAGCACCCCCAAAAGTTGCGGCGGGAACAAAATGTTGCCTCGTGTCAAGCAAACCTCCGATATTAAACAAATTTCGTAAAGCGACAGCCGGGCAGGCAGGATTTCACTCCGcaagtgtgttttgagttttctTTGCCGCCACACAAGTTCACCggtgaaggcaaaaaaaataataataataattaaaaaagattgcaatatgaaaaatacaatgaattttttttctcgcGTAGTTCGACATTATTTTACGGTTTTACGAACTTTGtatgacagcaaaaaaaaaaaaaaataaataaaaatattcaaatatgtcTTAAAACATCgcctgtacagtaaataaaatatttttttttatcatgctgAGAGATTATTTCTATTCCCATAACttccttttggggaaaaaaaaaaagttgttagaATTAGTCAAGCAATGTTAAATTCCCTtttaagaaatacattaaatggACATTTTGAGTGCTGCTCATTTGTTGCACAACAAATAGTTTAATCTTAAACGCAAGCACAAGacagggaaataaaaaaaaatgaataaattaagaAGAGTGGAACAATAAACTTGAAAACACTACTGAAAGTTGAAAAGAAAACGACACCTTCATATTCACAAGTTATTACAAGTCGGTCATTCAAGTCGGTCTTGCACGTTATATTGCCGTCATCAACATCGACACAACACAACACCGAAATCGGGTTTCATGGCTAATTGCAGTTTAAGCGTTCAATAGAGCTAAGGAGTTTGTTCGCAAACTATTTACACAACTTTAAATTGGTTCATAATGCGTAATAATAACAGATGATGTGGGAATAGACCTATGGTATCGATTAGTGATGataatatgaaattgaccatatttggacatgtAAGGTTCCAGCCTAACAGCGACATATATACGTTTATCAGCACTGCGATGTTCCAACATTATAAATAAGCAAACAGATCTCACTTAAAGGGGTTAGGGTACGGTTGGGGTAAAGGTAGAGTTAGAGTTAGGGAAGTGTTGGGCTTAGGTTGGGGTAGTGCTGGGGTAAAGGTTAGGGTAGTGTTGGGCTTAGGTTAGGGTAGTGCTGGGGTAAAGGCAAGGTTAGTGTTGGGCTTAGGTTGGGCTGGGCCTGGGGTAAAGGTCGGGGTTAGAGTTATCGTAGTGTTGGGTTTAGGTTGGGGTAGTGCTGGGGTAAAGGTTAGGGTAGATTTGGGCTTAGGTTAGGGTAGTGCTGGGTTAAAGGCAAAGTTAGTTTTGGGCTTAGGTTGGGCTGGGCCTGGGGTAAagttagggttagagttagggtAGTGTTGGGGTAAGGTTGGGGGTAGCATTCCCTTGTGCTTCAAAACGTCCGCTCGTTGACATCCACTCCAAGCACGGGACGTCGCCCGTGTGGTCACGGTCGCCGTCTTCCCACAGACTCTtatcctcatcttcctcctcagaCGGTGATGAAGCCTCCGTGGTCACTACTGACCGACTCGGGCACCACACAGCGGCCCCGCCTCTTCGTTACGCGCCGCTTGCGGTGGAATTTAGCATAGCAACGGAAGCCTGTGAGGTCACAAAATAAAGAGTCCTTTTGGAATACTGCATTCGGATGAAGGAAGATGGACTGCGCGGGTGAGAGTCGAGGTACATCCTCACCTTCCTCGCACATGCAGTCGTCGTAGCACTTGTTGTTCAGGCCTCTGTTGTGAGCTTTGCACTCGTGTTGCCTCAGGTCGCAACAGGAACCTTCAGTTTTCAAAAGAACGCTTTTAACATTTAGCATTTAAAAAGATTCCATTGGTCGAGATTGAGAATTTGTCCCGTGCGATGGCGACCGACCGGGCAGACAGTCCAGATGGTGGTCACATGGTTCGACGTCGTCACCGTCCGCTGTCCCGTTCCCGCTGCTGAGATTTTTACTTCGCCTTTTGTCTGCGGATGAGAAAACAACGAAGCTGGACCCGTTTTTCCAAAAACTCCGGACAACTGGAAAGTCGGTTCAACTTCCAAGTTTTTGGAGGCGGACCTTTCTTCCTGGAGGACGGCCACGCATCCACAGGCTTCATGTCCTCGTAGTCGGTCCAGTCGAAGAGCGCCATGTCCAGGGTGGGCATCACCTCGCCTTGCCCCTTCCCTCGTGCGGACCTCTGAGGAGAGATAGCAGCTTGCCGATACGGAACCGCCTTCCAATCAATCAAGGGACACGAGCGTCcgcaaaaaaagtacaattagtCCGCTATTTCTATTCGCATCCATCATAAACGAGCTTTTGCCGGAACCAAGATGCATTCGCATTTCCTGTCACCCTCGGCAAGTGTTTTCTTAACCAAATATCGATAAGATCGATTCGACTGATTGAGGTCAGCTCATGGATAAAACCTCAACACGAGACTTTTGGGGCTGCTCTCGGGTTACCGGCGGTTTGGCGGAGGCCGGGGGCAACGTCGGGGGATGCTCGTCGGTCACCGCGGCGACCGAGGAGGAGCCAGAGCCCGAGGTGGCGGAGTCGGGGGAGGGCCCGTCTCCCGCAGGGACCGAAGAAGACGAAGATGAAGGAGGGGGCTCGTCCAGTAGGACGCCCGACCGCGGCTCCGGAAGAAAACCTGCAAAATGGAAGCAGAATATAAAGTATGTGCTGaatctgactttattttcaaaaaccttCATGGACttcatggacaaaaaaaataagtgtgcCCATGTGATGCCCACCTTGCCCATGTCGTCCTTTGTCCCGCCTCCCCCCGTGTCTCCTGAGCTGCGATTGGTCGGCGTGACCTCTTCCCTTGCGCGTGCCCGTCAGCTGGTTCTCTCTCAGGCCGGCTCTGCCCCGGCCCGTCTCCACCCGTACCGGACGCAGACCCTCCGAGCCTGCGCCGTCGTCCTCGGGGCGGGCCAGAGGGCGTGCCGGCCCACGAGAGACGGGCCCGCCGCCCCGGCTGCTACGCGTCACCTTCACGTCGCCGTAGCCCGCCGCGGCCCGTAGGAGGTGCTGCGACCGTCCTCCGGAGTGGCGCCTCCTCTTGCCGCGAGGGACGCCGGAAGGATCGGAGGCGAGGGACAAAGACGTCAGCGCCAAAAGAAGCGCCAACGTCAGGAAGAAGGAGGGCGCCATCGTCTCTAAAGCACAACGGCGCCACCTGCTGAGAGGAGAATACAGTGATAGTgacaaatgtccaaaatgtggcACCCCCCCAAAACTGGTGTATTAGGAAATAATATGCCCCAAAAACCTAAACTTGGcctcataaataaatacatgttttaaaacaatCTCGtcctaaagattaaatgcaaatgttttcaccttagcacattcactgccattgacggctttagaagtcaaatatccatgttaactgggaagggtggcagtgaatgagttaaaagttgaatacaactgaactgtacttgggcagtcAGAATTTTGTCTACCACGAGAGGGACCCCGTGGACCAACGGTGGTACTTGTACGTCGTGACAGTCGCTTACCTAAAGGATTAACTCCAGaagtgtttttgctttttctttggctttttttgtttgttgtgtacACCAGTAGAAGTCATAGCAAAGAGGAAAGTGTGATGATCTTACAAgacaaataaagttgaaaaaaatgaggTTTTCCTGGATGAATAaagatgaaatacattttaacaaattttttttttttctcaaaaaaacgGTACAGTGCAATAATGTGCTCGGAAAAAAGATTCTCGCAAATGTGCGacctctcaaaaaaaaattctgacttcAGACAACATAACTGTCACctaattcttgaaaaaaaaaaaaaacattgaataaaggagttttttttaaaaacactatgccattatttttggaaaaatattttttctcattatacattattacaaacattttcttgaaaaaaaaaaaagaaaacgtcaaaattactttttatcaataaatgttatttaaaaaatacaactttattctcttaagATTAGATTTCTTTTGTGTGAGAAATATCtgctattttaaaataatatggcTTTATTCTCAAAACAACGTGACATTTTCTTAATACgactattctaaaaaaaaaaaagtgattttattattgtaataggATTGAGATGTGTTTCTAATAAAACAATATGactcttctaaaaaatatgactttattcaaaaaaaaagactaaataaaaatgatcaaaCAGAAGCAAAAAGcacattagcctaatagcataattgcctatgTGACTTAattcaaatcaataaaaaaaataaaaataaaaattgcgaTGCACTTGTTAAAAATTTTAGTTTACTCTTGTTTTCTGACAACGTTCCAATATGACTTTGGCCGCtttgctattaggctaatgatttGCAACTCGAGAGGTTCTCCGTCTTGGTGTTGGTGCTTGCGGGATGGCCTGGCACTTTTGAGGATAAAtctctgatgaaaaaaaaaaaaatagcaataataataaatccaaaCATTAAATCTCAGCCTTTGTTGGGCAGAGAAGAAGCTTTCATCGCCAGAGTCGACGCTTCTTCGGCGAGCTGTGACGGAAGCGGAACGCGCCAAAGGAGGCCGCCGATGCTTTGTCAATGTTCCCTTGACTCTGCGCCACTTTCACATTTCATCTAAACTGTTTACTCCCTTTGAGATGTTGAGAATTCGCCGAAGGAAAAGACATAACAACATCGGCTATAAATGCGTGCGCAACAATGAAAAGAGGATATGAAACAATGTAGCACATTTTTGAGGATGTAGCGATTGAGCGTAGAGCGTTTCATGAACAGAAACAAGCAGTGTTTCTATTTTGGATGAAGCCTGCAAAGAACCTCCAAACATGAGcgctaacattagccaaaagCAGCTTGCTTGCATTTATGGAAAATAGTTGTCAAATTTGGACTCCAATATCATGATATTGTGAtgatctgtttaaaaaaaaaaaagaaaaaaaaccatctttGCTTGAATAGTTCTTTTCAGACTTAATTCTTAGaggaaaaatgactttttttgtactgctaacatttttttaaaattaattgttatatagatatatatagtaAGATGGTATTTTATCTGTAAATAtgtcttgaaaaaatatgactttattcttttggGAAAAGTTTTACTTTATAGTCATGCGATTagggttattaaaaaaatgatttctcaaaacaaacaaattaactaCAAACTATTCTCTTTAGATTGCAACttcttgtgggaaaaaaaaaaagtgattttaatCACGTAAGATTACAATTgatttccttgaaaaaaagaacacagtaaaaaaaatcaaacaattcttttcattcatgtttttctaGAAATAAagcatacatttatttatttcatttgttatttttttttactttattctgtggcacagtggacgactggttagcacatgtgcctcacagttgtgaggaccggggttcaaatcccggctgtgtggagtttgcatgttctccccgtgcctgcgtggcttttctccgggtacgccggtttcctcccgcatcccaacaacttgatggtaggttaattgaagactctaaattgcccgtaggtgtgaatgtgagcgcgaacgGTTGTtcgttcatatgtgccctgcgtctTCTTTGTGTTCAAAGACAGACGGTGGTGCAGAACATCAATGCGGGGGGGGAGGGGACGGGGGGGAGTATTGATCTGCCGATGGTGGCTCGTGCGCTTTCACGCTTGCGTGGCGGGCTGCGAGGGCGAGGAGGTGGGGGGGCTTCGTCACGCTAACACATCAAGTGGGAAATCTTTCGCAGTTGCTGGTCAGCTCGCGTGCgcggcggggggtgggggggggggcgggcggATGCCGACGAGCGCAAAGGATGTCGGGGGATGCCCGAGTGTACCTCAGGGAATGGACCCGGATGACCTCTGGGAATCGGAGCAGCTGTGGCGCCTGCAAACACGACAGTGAGACACTGAGGTGAcactttgtgttttgtttaggAGGTGAGGTGTGAAGGGACCCTTGCATTCAAAAGCAGAATTCATTTCCGCCAGTAGGGGGCGCCGCCTACGAATGTTTTCCGTGTGGGGCCTTCATCACGCACAAGGCGGGTGGGTCAAGCGCCGACCTTGTGGAGCTGACTTGTCATCGAATTTTCGCCCACCACGCTCCACCCGCACGAAATGGCCGAAACGcaattatttttccaatttgGCGTCGTCCATCCGTCTTGTAAACGTGCGTCCAATGGTGTACAATCTTTAGGAGTAGTTCGAACGGaccctgaaaataaaaaaaaaacgacagacttcctgtgtcttttcagacatGGCTTGTTTAGAATTTTTTCACGCTTGCACTACgtcagacgactgcaataaaatcttcaattccgataccaccgcatcccgtttttttacgatcatcgggctttatcttgtcaactcaaacgcgaccggatagaCTCATTACCGCACTGACGGTTGTGCGGAAACaggccgccgttctgtcgaatcatgctctaaagtttcggtgtggctgaagtcatttaattaaaaataaaatcattgaatTCCAGTCAGTTAGCGCcgattatttctgtcacgttgtcatgttggtttgacccgATTGATTAGAATACCCGACCTGACGAGAGCAgtcatttccaacctttatggagccaaggaacatattttacaattgaaaaatctcacggcactccaccaaacaaaaatggataaatgaattactgtatttacttcctgccatctaattgaagaccattcatttgttctgtctgtcactatgcctcactggcataaatagaggaacaaagatacattattgattgtaaatataatttttggagcaattaagtatatccagtaaatgaacaggtcatttaaatagacacattcctccatcggtgatcggtgatcggttatcgtttttttttttttttttttaaactcgccgatcggtgatcggccccaaaaatcctgatcgtgtaaagcgtACTGGAAATAAAGCAAAGATGCATCATCGTGTGGCGTTTTTCCAAGCAGCGCAGCTCGCGCGCGTAGCGGGCGGGCAGCAGGTTGAGCATCTGTTACGGGGCCGGCGCGCCAAGGCGGCGGCGTGGAACTGATGACTTTCATTCTCACGCCGGCGTTTCCATCGgcgttaacccccccccccccccccccccccccctttcaggATTCACAACACAGATGTCAACAAAAGCTCCAGTTTGCCATCCAACCCTCTTTATGACTACTCGCAACAAGATGAAATCTTGAAAATTGAGCCGTACATCGACACAGGCAGCCCAGCATTGATGATAGAAGGGCTCATATTTGCTTGAAAATGCAACAATTTCCTCCTGCGGAGAGGCGAGGGTCTCGTTGAGAGGCACGCGCCTCTGTAGTGATTGCTAATCTCCGGGCTCAATTGAGGTGGGGGGAGGAAGCGAAGGCTTTTTACGACACAAAAGTATAGAGAGGAGCGAGAGGACGAGATGAGAAGGCGTgacggctaaaaaaaaaaataaaaaaaaaacaaaaacacctgcTGTGACGGCAAACGTTCAGCAGCCATCTGGTGCTCTCCTTCTTCGTCTTGTTGTTTGGGTCTCTCATAGCAACCGAAAAGGAAGCGGCAGACAAAAGGATGCAGGAGCAAGCAGCACCCCTCACCCctcaggaccccccccccccccccccccacacccccattCCGATCCAGGACGCCACAGCCGCCCTGCTGATTATTGACCGTACAACCGGGGACGCGGTTTCTGTGCACcacaatggaaaacaaaaaaaaagtttcattttcCCCTCAACGCCGACGTCTTGCATAATAAATAAAGTCCTTAATATCGTTCCAGGAATCAAGtctggaatagtccattgcatgagaagggagAGAGGAGCTGTGGAGCATTTGGGATGTTTTCAAGCGTGTGAATTCGATGAATCGAAGAAAACTTGACTAATTGTTTTTTGATGAGATGACTGAAATCTCAGGGCCTCAGCCAATTGTCAGCCGCTGTGAACAAATGGCCAtatcgtatttttttttttttttttaatgcgaaAGTCGATCGCGGCTGACTTGGAACGAAAGGAAAGCAATCTTTAAGGAAAAGTTTCCTTAAAGATTGCTAAATGCTAAATGTGCATTCAGACTATAAATTCTTCAATGAAactagaaaatgtgttttttaaccaCTGAAGACAATCTAATGTAttcaaagacacatttttggaaacatttaacaacaatttcatttcatttcaatggagtgttttaaaagacaatttagCGTTGTCATCAACAATTTGAGGTAAACATTCATGACAACAAAGTCTTCAAACATGTTTTGTAAACGTCAAAGACAATCTAGAATATTTGAAGCTGTTtagtaaacatcaaagacaatgtaTAATCGTTGAAgatgttttgtaaacatcaaagacaatataCAATCTTTGATTacgttttttgtaaacatcgaAGACCATCTAGAATCTTTGATGAATctgttttttgtaaacatcaaagacaatctCTAATATTTGATGAAGCTGTTTTTGAAAACATCAAAGACCATCTAGAATCTTGGACGAAGctgttttttgtaaacatcaaagacaatatacaatttttgattgtttttttgtaaacatcaaagaccatGTAGAATCTTTGATGAATctgttttttgtaaacatcaaagacaatctaGCATCTTTGATGAAGctgttttgtaaacatcaaagaccatAGATAATTTTTGATGCAgctgtttttgtaaacaaagacaatcTAGTATCTTTGATGAagctgtttttgtaaacatcaaagacaatctaGAATCTTTGATGAAGcagttttttgtaaacatcaaagacaatataCAATTTTTGATTTaagttttttgtaaacatcaaagaccatttagaaactgatgaatgttttttgtaaacatcaaagacagtcTAGCATCTTTGCTGAAgctgtttttgtaaacaaagaccATCTAGAATCTTTGATTAATctgttttttgtaaacatcaaagacaatatacatttttttatttaagttttttgtaaacatcaaagaccatTTAGAAACTGATGAATctgttttttgtaaacatcaaagacaatctaGCATCTTTGCTGAagctgtttttgtaaacatcaaaaacCATCTAGAATCTTTGATGTAgctgtttttgtaaatatcaaAGGCCATCTAGAATCTTTGATGAAgctgtttttgtaaatatcaaagccaatatacaatatttgattaagttttgtgtaaacatcaaagacaatatacaaactttgtaaacatcaaagacaatctaGAATATTTGATGAagctgtttacttttttttggtcaattttagacaatttagtgtcttcaaatCTTGTGCTCGTCAACAATTACAACAATGAAGTCTTCAGTGGTGAAAACGCACGTTTATCAACACTGAAGACGATTTAGAGGCTTCTATGAATCTGTTGTTTTGTAAACATTAACAACAACAGTCTTGAGTGAAcctaacatttgtgttttttgtgaataAAGACAATTTAGCATCTCCAAACATGCTAATATACGTGTTTTGTTAACTTTGAAGCCAATTTGGAACATCCCTCCTTTAAGTCAGCACTGCTAACCACTCTTGCCTTAAATGCCTTCACAATTTTAACAACACCGTGGCACGGTACATTTTGTTCACACTCGTTTCAGCAGCCATTAGGTGCGTATAGGCTGTTAAAGTGGGTAttaaacagaagaagaagaagaagaagaagaagaaagaaaacgaAGACGGCGAAACGCCATCGGTCCCCGAGCGAGTCGCAGCGGAATCCACGGAGAACCAAAATCAAGCGGCAGGTAGAAGACCTCCCGGAGCGTTTGTGCCTGGCACGGCGGCATCGTCAAAATCTCAGCACGGGGGCCCTTATCGAGCGTTCGCCAGGGcctcgcgcgcgcgcgcacgcacagcAGGGGGGACCTCCCCCGGAAACACCCACTCCAGCGAGGCCAGTTCCAAGACGCGAGCGACGCCAGCGGCTCCCCGAAGAGCCGCCAACAGACAAAAGGGTGGGAGAGGAAAGAAGATGAGGATGGAATGAACGGGAACTGGCTGCTTTTGAAGCGGTTTTTAGTCGATTTCTTGAAATGTGAACGTTTGTTCGACGCGGGCACAACAATCAGCGAATTGAGACAAGT
Encoded here:
- the draxina gene encoding draxin, producing MAPSFFLTLALLLALTSLSLASDPSGVPRGKRRRHSGGRSQHLLRAAAGYGDVKVTRSSRGGGPVSRGPARPLARPEDDGAGSEGLRPVRVETGRGRAGLRENQLTGTRKGRGHADQSQLRRHGGRRDKGRHGQGFLPEPRSGVLLDEPPPSSSSSSVPAGDGPSPDSATSGSGSSSVAAVTDEHPPTLPPASAKPPRSARGKGQGEVMPTLDMALFDWTDYEDMKPVDAWPSSRKKDKRRSKNLSSGNGTADGDDVEPCDHHLDCLPGSCCDLRQHECKAHNRGLNNKCYDDCMCEEGFRCYAKFHRKRRVTKRRGRCVVPESVSSDHGGFITV